The Lycium barbarum isolate Lr01 chromosome 12, ASM1917538v2, whole genome shotgun sequence genome includes a region encoding these proteins:
- the LOC132624283 gene encoding uncharacterized protein LOC132624283 — MAPLLPKLISDNQAGFVKGRLITENVLLAQEIIHGMKESNDGGNLVIKLDMSKAYDRLSWEFLYNGDPLSPTLFIIAAEVLSTGLNLLNQNPNFNGFSMSKSGPQINHLCYANELILFSFGERKSVNLLMKVLREYQEASGQEINKDKTNFYTYGIQSRRNIRRLHKWTGYKHAKLPFTYLGCLIDTGRKTCNLFSDLATKVLNKAGGWQGNMLLVGGKTVILEHMLQSQTLYLMAVLVPLMTIMKQIEMYFSNFFWGKKDDKNKYHWSSSEKMSYPYEEGGVGFKRLSDICKAFATKKWWRFRNNDNLWARFLKAKYCPRSNPISKKKNSKVSNAWKTMLNTRAEAEKYIIWRIAEGKVLFWWDTWTAFSPLNQLVNQNLKLGNNKVNEYMVDGAWDQTKLAEVLL; from the exons ATGGCCCCCTTATTACCAAAGCTGATTTCTGATAACCAAGCAGGCTTTGTCAAAGGTAGACTCATCACTGAAAATGTCCTTCTTGCACAAGAGATCATACATGGCATGAAGGAGAGCAATGATGGAGGTAATTTGGTCATCAAGTTGGACATGTCTAAAGCTTATGACAGATTATCCTGGGAATTTTTGTATAAT GGAGATCCTTTGTCaccaactcttttcatcattgcTGCTGAAGTGCTGTCTACAGGATTAAACCTGCTTAATCAGAATCCCAACTTCAATGGCTTCTCTATGAGCAAGAGTGGACCTCAGATTAATCACCTTTGCTATGCTAATGAACTGATTCTATTTAGCTTTGGAGAAAGGAAATCAGTCAACCTATTGATGAAAGTTCTGAGGGAATACCAAGAAGCCTCAGGTCAAGAGATCAACAAAGATAAGACTAACTTCTATACCTATGGCATCCAGAGTAGAAGAAACATCAGAAGGCTACACAAATGGACAGGTTACAAACATGCTAAGCTTCCATTCACATATCTGGGATGTCTTATAGATACAGGAAGGAAAACATGCAATCTCTTCTCAGATCTAGCTACAAAGGTACTCAACAAAGCAGGAGGGTGGCAAGGTAACATGCTTTTAGTTGGAGGGAAAACAGTTATACTTGAACATATGCTGCAATCCCAAACACTGTATTTAATGGCTGTCTTAGTCCCACTAATGACTATCATGAAGCAAATAGAAATGTACTTTTCCAACTTTTTCTGGGGAAAGAAAGATGATAAGAACAAGTATCACTGGAGCTCTTCGGAGAAGATGTCCTACCCTTATGAGGAGGGTGGTGTTGGATTCAAAAGGCTCAGTGACATATGCAAAGCTTTTGCCACCAAGAAATGGTGGAGATTTAGAAATAATGATAATTTATGGGCCAGATTCTTAAAGGCTAAGTATTGTCCTAGATCAAATCCTATTTCCAAAAAGAAAAACTCCAAAGTCTCTAATGCTTGGAAAACAATGCTGAATACAAGAGCAGAAGCTGAAAAGTATATAATTTGGAGAATTGCTGAAGGAAAGGTCTTGTTCTGGTGGGATACATGGACTGCATTTAGTCCTCTAAACCAGCTGGTCAATCAAAATCTGAAGCTGGGCAACAACAAGGTAAATGAGTACATGGTGGATGGAGCTTGGGACCAAACAAAACTCGCTGAAGTTCTGCTTTAA